Genomic DNA from Desulfovibrio desulfuricans:
GCGAGATAGTGCGCAATATAAAGCAGATACCGTTTCTTGAAATGCCGCAAACCGTCAAGCCCACGGCCAAGGCCGAAGACTTTGAAAACGCTACCGGCGAAAAATCGGCCATGCGTATCGCCCAGGAGCGCGGCCACAAAATCATCAAGACTGCCGGAAGCTGGAAAGAACTGCATGAAAAACTGGCGGCGGTCGGCTTGCGCTTTGAAAAGAAAGGGTCAGGCGCAATCGTGTTTGTGGGTGAAACAGCCGTCAAAGCCTCGTCCATAGACCGCAATTTCGGCTTGTCCAGGCTCTGCAAACGGCTTGGCGAGTATAAAGCCGGAGTGTACCCGCCGGAAGCGGAGGACATGCCGAAAATTGAGCCGGAGCCGGTCAGCGAAGTTTTCATCGAGCAATGGCGGGAGTACCGGCAGGCTCGCGCCGATGAAGCGGAGCGCCGGAGAAGCGGCAGGAAGCGCGTTGCCGCCGACAGGCGGCGAATACGGGAGCGACAGCGGGAACAGCGGCGAAAGAGCCTTGCCGCCCTCGCGCCGCACGGCCTCCCCATGCTGAACATTGCCCGGCATTTTCTCAAGGAGCAACAGCGGGAAGAAAGGGAACGGCTACGGGAAGAAACGCCCAAGCCCACGCCGCTGGGCAGCTTCAAATATTGGCTTGGGCGGAAAAGCAACCGCCTTGCCAATCTCTGGCGCTTCAGGAAGCGCATAAGGCCGGATATGGAAGTCAGAAAATTCGAGTTTCCCAAAATCGGCAGTCTGGCCGCGCCGTACCGCGCCTGTCTGGAAATTCTGCAAAAGGAAAATCCCGGAGCTATCGACGCTTCCCGCATGGACAGCCTGCTTGCCCTGCACATGCGCCTTGCCGGATACACCCCGCAGGAAACCGCCAATGAAATGTACAGGCAGGCCCGTCCGCTCCGGCGGGAGAAAGAAAACCGCGACTGGATAGACTATGCCCGGCGCATGGTCTGGTACGCCTTTGGCGCACCCGGAGATATTGACCTTGCGGCGGCCAAGCCCACAAAAGAACTCATACAGACGTTTCAGAGGGAAGCGGAGCGGATTGAAGCCGAGCGGCAGAAACCCAAGCCGCCGGAAGAACAGCCGCAATACCGTATGAGAATGCGCTGAAACACGGAGAGCGCCCTCAAACAAGGCGCTCTCCGTGTTTTATCTAAAGCCGGTAGGCTGGCTTCAGACACTAAGACCATCACTTCACGGCGCTTTTCAAATCTCCGTACCCCTCTTTGTCCATGTCGTCATAGTGGATGAACCGTATCGCCAGACTGTTGATGCAATAGCGCAAACCGCCACGGTCTTTCGGGCCGTCGTCGAAGACATGGCCGAGATGCGAGTCGCCGACCCGGCTGCGTACTTCGGTGCGCAGCATACCGAAACTTCTGTCTTTGTGCTCGGTGACCACCACCGGCGAGATGGGCTTGGTGAAGCTGGGCCAGCCGCAGCGGGAGTAAAACTTGTCGGCGGAAGAAAATAGGGGCTCGCCGGTTACCACGTCAACATATATGCCCGGCTCTTCATTATCCAAATACCGGCCTGAAAAGGCCCGTTCAGTGCCGTTTTTCTGGGTTACATTGTATTGTTCCGGGCTGAGCAGCTTTTTCAGCTCTTCGGCCGGCGGCTTAGAGTAGTTGCTTGCGTCCAGCGAGTCTCTGTCGCTTGCAGGAATATCTTTGAGACTGTCAAAGCTGATATGGCAATAGCCGCCTGGGTTCTTTTTCAGGTAATCCTGATGGTATTCCTCGGCCGGATAGTAATTTTTCAGGGGTAGAAGCTCCACAGCCAGAGGCTGCGAATATTTGCCCTGTATCTCTTTCCAGACCTTTTCCAGAACCGGCTTGTCGGCTTCATCGGCGTAATACAGGCCGGTTCGGTACTGGCTGCCCAGGTCGTTGCCCTGCTTGTTCACACTGATGGGGTTGATGATCTTGAAAAACTGCTTGGTCAATGTTTCCAGGCTTACTTTGGCCGGGTCGTAGCTGACGTGCACGGCCTCGGCATAGCCGGTTTTTCCCGAGCAGACTTCCCTGTAAGTTGGTTTTTCAGTATTCCCGTTGGCGTAGCCGGAGGTGACGTCAAGCACACCCGGAATACGCGAAAAATATTCTTCCACACCCCAGAAACAGCCACCTGCGAAATAGGCATCTTTTAGGGGTTCAGTTGCTTGGGCGCTTACGCCAAAAAAGCCTGAGCCGAGTATGACCGCAGCCAGCATGAGTATATTTTTTTTCATAATATCACCTCTCTTGCGCGCCGAGGTTTGAAAGTTCCTTAATGACGCGCTCGTTGGATTCGTCTCCGACGCTTTGTTTGAACAGCCTGCCGTCCTTTCCCAGATAGACGAAAGTAGGGTAGGCTCTGATTCCGAATTCCTTGGTTAAAGCGCCGTTCTCATCGAAATAAATCGGGAAAGACAGGCCCTGCGCCTTGGCCCAGGCAGTGAAATCATCCTTGCCTACCTCGCCGTTCAGGCCGGGAGCGACCACGGAGATAACGGCTATATCTTCTGAGCCGGCATACTCGGCGGATAATGCCGCAAAATCCTCGAGACCGGCCAAGCAGAGCGGGCACCAGGTAGCCCAGAACTTTATACACACAGCCTTGCCCCGGAAATCGTCCAGGCTGGCCGGGGCGGCGTTAAGGGCCTGCATGCGGGCGGGATGCCTTTCAGAGTTTGAGACTGGCTCATTCTGCCCGGCCCTCAGCAACGTGATTTGCCCCCAAATCATCCAGCAACCCATAAGGATGATCAGGATACCCCCGGCAATTTTTATTTTGGGAAAATGCGGATATATGCCTTTGATGCGCCCAAACAGACTCCTTGAGCCAAGGGCCAGCACGGCAAAGGGCAGGCTCAGGCCGAAAGCATAGACCAAAAGCAGCCCGCCACCGGTAAGGGCGCTGCCTTGCTGTGAGGAAATGCCGAGCACTGCCCCCAGCACCGGCCCTACGCAGGGCGTCCAGCCGAAAGAGAAAAGAAAGCCGAGGGCAAACGCGCCGATCAAACCTTTGCGTGGATTGAAAGCCACATCCAGCTTTTTTTCCCGTTCAAGCAGGGGGATGCTGATCAATCCGGTCTGATGCAGTCCGAAGGCGATGATTATTGCACCGCAAGCCATAAAGAACCATCTGTTGCTTATGAGCCCGCCCAAAGCTCCGGCTCCGAAACCAAGAATGAAAAAGGAAGCGGCCAGGCCCGCAACAAAGGCAAACGCTTTAAAAAGGCTGGTGTTGTCTTGCTCCTGTGCGGAGTTAACGCCTCCGGAAAGATAGCCGAAATACACCGGCAAGATCGGAAGCACGCATGGCGAGAAGAAAGATAGAAGGCCAGCGGCAAACACCGTGGCTACAAATCCCATTGTGAGCATTTCCATAATATTACTCTATTGCATGACCACGCGCGGCCTCGTTACATGATTATTCTGACCGTGGTTCCTCGGCCTTTATGGCTCTCAATGTCGAGCGCCCAGCCGTGTTTGTCCACGATGAGCTTGGCGATATAAAGGCCAACGCCCTTGCTGTTTACCGCCTTGAAAGCCTGACTGGAACGGTTGATGATATTCTTTGCCGTTTCTTCATCCATGCCCTCGCCACTGTCAGTTATTTCGATTACGACGTTCCGGCCCTCGCGTTTGAGGCTTAGGCTGGCCCCGCCAGCCTGTGTGTACTTGATGGAGTTGGAAAGCAGGTTAATCAGCACCTGGGCCAGACGTACCGAGTCTGCCTCGATAATCACGTCCGGCTCAATATTGTAGATAAAATCCAGTTTTTTTTGCGCGAAGCCGCCCTCGTGGCCGATGGCGACCCTGTGGGCCAGATCGGAAACGTTTACCTGGGTAATGTTCAGATCAAAGGCGTCGTTTTCGTAAATCAGGCGGTCTTCAAGCTCGTTAAGCAACTCGCCGGTGCGGGCAACTTCGGCGCGCATTGCCTCAAGCCGTTCCCTGTCCGCCTCGTAGATGCCGTCGAGCATGGCTTCAAGCTGGCTAAGCAAAATTTGCAGTGGCGTGCGCAGTTCGTGCGAAAGGCTGACGATTAGCTCCTGCCGGAATTTTTCCTGGTTAAGCAGCGATTCGCCAAGGGCGTTGATGGAATCCGCGATCTCGTGCATTTCGGCCACATTGCCCTTGATGGCTATACGGGTTTGCAAGTGCCCGGTCGAAATATCCTTGGCCGCCACGGCAATTTGCCGGATTGGCTTGGAGAGCCGGTAAAAGAACAGCATGGAGATGGCCGCGCCCACCACGCTGATGCAGATTATTGAAAGCACCACCAGCCAAATGCCGCCGCCCCGGAATGCATCGGCTTCGGGTGAACTGATGTGGTTGCTGAAATAGCCGGCCGTAAGTTCGCCAACTGTTTTGCCGTCAACCGTTATGGGCAGCCTGACCCGCGTGTACTTGTGGTTGGGGTTGGCGCAACAGCGCTCCACGCCTTTTTCACTGGTGTAAACAGTGTTTCCGGCCAGGTCGGTTATGGTAAAATAATCGCCGGAGAGTTTGGCTGCGGCCCCGGTCTCGCTGCCGTCATAGCCGTTCCAACTACCATACATCTTGTAGTGCATGGCCACCTGCATGACCAGCATGTGCTGGGTCTCTTCATGCACCTTGTCCACGTAATAGGAAAAGAAGCGGTCGATGATATGTAGGCCGAAAAAGATGAATACAACCACGGTGATGCCCGTTATCACCACAAAATAGGCCGTGAAGAGTCTGCGGAATGGCTTGTTTTTACGCATGGCGCTCCACCCCCAGGCTGTAGCCCTGGCCGTGAACGGTTTTGATAATCTCCGGCTTTTTTGGGTCGTCTTCAAGCTTCTGGCGTAGGTGCGCAATATGCACATCCACAATACGATCCATGGCATCCGGCGAATCGATGTATTCCACCAGTTTGTCGCGGCTGACCACGGCTTTGCTGTTGCTGGCAAGGCAGAGCAACACCTTGTATTCATTGGGGGTCAGCTTGATTTCCGTCTCGTTTTTGCTGACCGTATGTTTATCCATGTAGATTGCAATGTTTTTGCCCAAGTGGATGACGTTCTCCATCGGGCGACAGCGTTTGAGCACGGCCTTTACCCGGGCCACCAGCTCACGCGGGCTGAAAGGCTTGGCCAGGTAGTCGTCGGCCCCAGAGGCGAAACCGTTGATTCTGGATTGCTCGCTACGTTTCGAGGTGAGCATGATTACAGGCGTGTTGTAGAGGCCGACCACGTGTGCGCAAAGGTCTTCACCCTGGCCGTCGGGCAGCATCAGGTCGAGTACGATGAGGTCGATATCGGAACTGACGAGTTTCAAGGCCTCGGCGATGGTCGCGGCGTGGAGCACCGCGTAGCCCTCGCGGCGAAGGTAGTCCATCACGGTTTGGGCGATTTTCAGTTCGTCTTCCACTACCAAAATATTGTACATAAACACCTGCTGTTCAGCGTAGTAGGGAGTTCTCCACAGCTTTCGCCAAACTTAGCTTCTAGGCGTCGGAGGCACAATGGAGAATTTGGCCTCCGGCTCCCCTGTTTTAACGGTGGAAAGCGGGGCCAAGGCAAAGGCCCCGCTCACCACCGGCAGCTTGGGAGCTACATTTTTTTCTTCATGCTGTCGCCTTTCATCACACCCTTGTCGTCTTTCATGCCCTTATCTTTCATCATCCCGTCCTTTTTCATGCCGTCGTCCATCATCTTATGGTCTTTCCCCATGGCGCCGTCTTTTTTCATGCCATTGTCCATCATGGTCTTGTCGCTTTTCATGTCGCCGGACTTGGCTTCCATGGCGATGGCCTGGCTTAAGGACAGTGAGCAGATAATGGCCGTAATGCTGAGAATGGAAAGAAGCTTTTTCATAATACCCTCCAGGTATGTAAAAATGAACACTCAAGCGTGTTGCCTGCTGGGACCGGCTACATTCAGCGGGTTGCCAGCCGTCTTGAGCTCAGATTTACAGGAGAGTTGTTAAGAAATTATTTAGGAATAAATATTTTTTGATTATGCCTGTCCAGCTTGAAAATTTTTTTCAATTTTAGGGGCTGTCCTAGTTAAGACTAATGTTTTGCTTGTTTTACCCAATAAGTTAGCTGAGTTAGGAGCTGTTTATGATTGCCTCCATTGAAACGCCATTCGCATTCCTTGAGGAACCAGTAAAAGTGTTCAGGCTTGATACCGTTAAAGCGACGCAAGTGCCTTTTGGCCTGATTCCAAAAATTTTCTATTCCATTGATATGATTATGCTGTTCCGCAAACTTCTGGGAATGATTGATGCGATGATGATGGAATCCGTTGATATCCAGGGCATTGTAAGCTGAAAATGTATCCGTATAGACTATACTGTCGGGTTCCACCTGTTCTTTGATGATGGGGAGAAGTGTTTCAGTGCGGGCATCAGGAATGATTGCCGTGTAAACTCTGCCGTTTCTCTTCAGTAAACCAAAAACAGCTATTTTTCCGGCAGCTCCCCGTCCTCTTTTACCTTTTCTTACACCTCCAAAGTAACTTTCATCGGCTTCTATTTCACCGGACAGTCGATAACTGGGGAGATGCGAAGCAATGAGACGTCGCAAACGCATGAAATAGGATGTGGCTGTGTTACGGTTTACTCCTGCCATTTCTCCGGCAGCCCTTGCCGTGGCACCAGCCACAAAAAATTTTATGAGTTCGGCCTGTTGCCGATAATTTAGTCTGCTGCGTCTTTCATACATGGTCTTATCCTAGCTCTTTTTTCTTAGCTAGGACAGCCCCCAATTTTATTATGTTCAAACCTAGATGTAATGTTCCAATAGGTTGTTCACCCTGCCTCAAGCCGGTAAAGCTGGAGTTGACAGACAACAGTAAACCGAGCCGAGGACAGGGTGAACAGCCATAAGAATGCCAAATTGACTGCACGCGGTCGAGAGGAAATGATCCGGCGGATGAGCGAAAAGCCCGCAGCCGCAGTTGCGGCGGGTTTTGGTGTAAGCCTGCGTACCGCCAGAAAGTGGATGAGCCG
This window encodes:
- a CDS encoding relaxase/mobilization nuclease domain-containing protein, which gives rise to MDFLERMGLQEHQAFYTLHGNTGNYHVHIAVNRTNPYTMKTVQPHRGFDIEEGHRIAALITHKQGWASQEKARYRVNEKGEIVRNIKQIPFLEMPQTVKPTAKAEDFENATGEKSAMRIAQERGHKIIKTAGSWKELHEKLAAVGLRFEKKGSGAIVFVGETAVKASSIDRNFGLSRLCKRLGEYKAGVYPPEAEDMPKIEPEPVSEVFIEQWREYRQARADEAERRRSGRKRVAADRRRIRERQREQRRKSLAALAPHGLPMLNIARHFLKEQQREERERLREETPKPTPLGSFKYWLGRKSNRLANLWRFRKRIRPDMEVRKFEFPKIGSLAAPYRACLEILQKENPGAIDASRMDSLLALHMRLAGYTPQETANEMYRQARPLRREKENRDWIDYARRMVWYAFGAPGDIDLAAAKPTKELIQTFQREAERIEAERQKPKPPEEQPQYRMRMR
- the msrA gene encoding peptide-methionine (S)-S-oxide reductase MsrA, whose protein sequence is MKKNILMLAAVILGSGFFGVSAQATEPLKDAYFAGGCFWGVEEYFSRIPGVLDVTSGYANGNTEKPTYREVCSGKTGYAEAVHVSYDPAKVSLETLTKQFFKIINPISVNKQGNDLGSQYRTGLYYADEADKPVLEKVWKEIQGKYSQPLAVELLPLKNYYPAEEYHQDYLKKNPGGYCHISFDSLKDIPASDRDSLDASNYSKPPAEELKKLLSPEQYNVTQKNGTERAFSGRYLDNEEPGIYVDVVTGEPLFSSADKFYSRCGWPSFTKPISPVVVTEHKDRSFGMLRTEVRSRVGDSHLGHVFDDGPKDRGGLRYCINSLAIRFIHYDDMDKEGYGDLKSAVK
- a CDS encoding cytochrome c biogenesis protein/redoxin produces the protein MEMLTMGFVATVFAAGLLSFFSPCVLPILPVYFGYLSGGVNSAQEQDNTSLFKAFAFVAGLAASFFILGFGAGALGGLISNRWFFMACGAIIIAFGLHQTGLISIPLLEREKKLDVAFNPRKGLIGAFALGFLFSFGWTPCVGPVLGAVLGISSQQGSALTGGGLLLVYAFGLSLPFAVLALGSRSLFGRIKGIYPHFPKIKIAGGILIILMGCWMIWGQITLLRAGQNEPVSNSERHPARMQALNAAPASLDDFRGKAVCIKFWATWCPLCLAGLEDFAALSAEYAGSEDIAVISVVAPGLNGEVGKDDFTAWAKAQGLSFPIYFDENGALTKEFGIRAYPTFVYLGKDGRLFKQSVGDESNERVIKELSNLGAQER
- a CDS encoding HAMP domain-containing sensor histidine kinase, whose translation is MRKNKPFRRLFTAYFVVITGITVVVFIFFGLHIIDRFFSYYVDKVHEETQHMLVMQVAMHYKMYGSWNGYDGSETGAAAKLSGDYFTITDLAGNTVYTSEKGVERCCANPNHKYTRVRLPITVDGKTVGELTAGYFSNHISSPEADAFRGGGIWLVVLSIICISVVGAAISMLFFYRLSKPIRQIAVAAKDISTGHLQTRIAIKGNVAEMHEIADSINALGESLLNQEKFRQELIVSLSHELRTPLQILLSQLEAMLDGIYEADRERLEAMRAEVARTGELLNELEDRLIYENDAFDLNITQVNVSDLAHRVAIGHEGGFAQKKLDFIYNIEPDVIIEADSVRLAQVLINLLSNSIKYTQAGGASLSLKREGRNVVIEITDSGEGMDEETAKNIINRSSQAFKAVNSKGVGLYIAKLIVDKHGWALDIESHKGRGTTVRIIM
- a CDS encoding response regulator transcription factor, with the translated sequence MYNILVVEDELKIAQTVMDYLRREGYAVLHAATIAEALKLVSSDIDLIVLDLMLPDGQGEDLCAHVVGLYNTPVIMLTSKRSEQSRINGFASGADDYLAKPFSPRELVARVKAVLKRCRPMENVIHLGKNIAIYMDKHTVSKNETEIKLTPNEYKVLLCLASNSKAVVSRDKLVEYIDSPDAMDRIVDVHIAHLRQKLEDDPKKPEIIKTVHGQGYSLGVERHA
- a CDS encoding IS1595 family transposase, with amino-acid sequence MYERRSRLNYRQQAELIKFFVAGATARAAGEMAGVNRNTATSYFMRLRRLIASHLPSYRLSGEIEADESYFGGVRKGKRGRGAAGKIAVFGLLKRNGRVYTAIIPDARTETLLPIIKEQVEPDSIVYTDTFSAYNALDINGFHHHRINHSQKFAEQHNHINGIENFWNQAKRHLRRFNGIKPEHFYWFLKECEWRFNGGNHKQLLTQLTYWVKQAKH